AGTGAGAGAGGGAACATCACTACAGATCTCATAGATATTACAAGGATAATAGAGGAAtgctatgaacaactctatgcccccAAATTTGATAAGCTGAATGAAatgaaccaattccttgaaagacataaTCTGCCAagactcacacaagaagaaacagacaatctgaatgGGCATTTATCTATTacagaaattgaatcaataatgaacaaccttccaaaacagaaagcaccagaccGAGACAAGTTCACTGGTAAAATCTACCAAACCTATAAGGAAGAAAGTATACCAATTATTACATCTACGtctctttcagaaaacagaagcagagggaattcTTCCTAACTCATTCCATAAGGCCACCAGCACCCAGAAAAAaccccatgcatatatggtcaacaaatatttgacatGGGAGCTAAGAATACCCAATGGGGAAAggtagtctcttcaacaaatggtgttgggaaaactgaataccaaaagcaaaagaatgaaattgaacttctatcttataccactcacaaaaattaacttgaaatggattaaggacttgaacataagacctgaaactgtaaaaaccctagaagaaaacagagagaataaGCTCCTTGATATTGGTCTTGGTAGCAATTTCTtgcatatgacaccaaaagcacaagacaAGGATGAACCAATTGCCCCTAAGTTGTTGAACACTATGTGTAGGTTGTGACAAAAATTCATATGGCAAAAAATTACTCATTTTTTGAAATAAGCCTGCTTTAGAATTCAAAATGTCACCAGGAAAGGGCAGtcaaactaaacaaaaaattcTCAGTTTCTTTCCTAAAAATGTAACTATTTGGAATCCAACTCTGATTTCACAACTTCAAATTACCTCTATGCTTTAAAACCATTCTCCCGGAGAAAGGGAGGTTTAATGTATGTTGATATCCCACGTGCTTCTGAGTgttcaaaaatctacaaacattttGGACACCGATAGCAGCATATGATGAATTTATAGATGCAAAGGCTTGATTGATAAATAAGCTGGTCTACAAAACAAACCTGCTTTGGAGAACTAGAAACAAAGTCCTACAAGTCAAAAAGCTTGTTGCTGTTAGTAAGTAAAGAAAGGCTTTAGTTGAGAGGATATTTAGCTTGATGTCATCACATTGGAATGACACCAAGAATCAAGAATTGTGAACTTGATAAGAGCAAGTCAAAATGATGTCATCTTTGCCTTAGTTTTATAACTACATAAAAGAAAAGGATGTTCTAAAGGTCGCAGTCTGTTCATATAAgcataattggaaaagaagagtgaAAGAGTAAAAATATCCTACTGTGTAacgggaaagaaagaaacatcatcgttattttattaaatatagaaTATTATCCAAGTCCTATTGCATTTACATTCTCCTTTTGCAAAGTCTTACACATATGTATTTTAAGAATCTTAAGAACATGCAATGTAACAGAAAATTCAATATCCAATAAACAGTTGAAAATATAGCTCATAAATTCTGTATCAGAGGGCAGAAACACTATAAACATATTGATATACCTTTTTCTATTAGTAATACAATACTATTTTGGTTTTGTTCAAACAACAGCATTTATGTAACTGGAAagtaaataatacagaaaaaatacatcatttcaaataaacatcgatttttcatattttatgttaaaGTAGTAATTTTGTGAGTAATTATCTATTGCATGATGGCTCTTGTCATGTGTGGCTGTGTCCCGTGTTAGCTTTGTAAGCCTGCCAGTCTTGAGCCCTCCCCAGGACCCTGAAGGCGGAGGCTTTCAGCAGGAGACACAAGCCCCACCTCATAGCAAGCCCCGCCCCCTGAACACCAGCTTTTCCCTGACAGGCCCTGCCTCCGAAGTGTACAAGTTCCGTCCTTCGTGAACCAGATAGGCCGGTACCATGTAGTCTCGGAGGAGGACTCGCCTATTCCGGTTCAGGTTGTCACGGCGCCCGGGCTTGCCTCGTTTTTTCCGGTCTCAGTCCGGCGTGGCAGGGTAGGCAGGCCGCCTTTAGCCCTTCAAGCCCTTTCTGTCATGGCGGCGCCCAGCCTATTTTTCTGGCAGCAACCTGTCATGGCGTCTCCCTGAGTAGCCACTTCCGGATCCAGCCCACTACGTGTCCCCAGCTGTTCTGATTCCGCGATGCTCTTGTGGCGCCCAAGGCTCAGCGGAAGTAAAACGTCAGAAGTGAGGCGGTGCCTATGCGGAAACCAGCGCGGCTCTGGGAAAGACGGGGGCGATGTTGGCTGGGCCCGGGGGCAGCGGCCTGTCTTGAGGGGCTCGGCCTTGCTAGGCCTGGCCCACCCCGTCGAGCAGCCCAAGCCCAGGTTGCAGCCGCGTACCCTGTTTGCCGCGCGCGCGCGCTCCTTGCTGCTGGACCTGCACTCACAGTGAGTGAGTTGGTCGCCGCCCTGTGGCCGAACCGGTGGCTGGCGCTGCTGCGGCGCCTCACGGTGCTGCCGTTCGAGGGGCTGCTCTACCTGGCCTGGCTGGCCTGGCCGAGGGGCTGCTCTACCTGGCCTGGCCGCGGCAGCTGGTTGCTGGGGCTGGCAGCTGGACGTAGGTCCCCGAGGCCATGTGGCTCGTGCTCGCCACCATGTGCCTCGCGCTCTTACCGTTCTCTCGGCGCATTGGTACGGGCACGCGCAGTGCGCGCTCAGCTGCACCCCGGTAAGTGCTTGCGCACGAGCACAATCCCTAGCAAGGTCGGGCTTTGCCACTGCGCTGTGTCCGTCCCCAACCCTGCCTGGGCCTCGCATTTTCTGGGCCTAGGTCTCCAGCGGTGCTCTCCACCCTTTTGCGCTGGCTAAATCCCGACCCCACTGCTGACTTGCTGTGCCACCCTGGAGCCGGTTACTTCCCTTCTCTGGAATTCCTTCCTGGTGTGGTCATTTAGATTCGATAGTTTAGCGCTGGGCCCGGTATATGTTGCTGTTTGATAGGATTTGTTAATGCTAGGTCCCATGTTAGCGGGTACTTGGTTTTTCCTGGAAGCGGTCCTGTCGTCTTTGTAGTCTTATCTCCTATCTTGCTTTTCAAATTGTGAGGCTAGACCTGCAGGGTAGATTTCCCTATCTATGAAACTTGGTTTGAGAATTGAGCATTAGTCCTACTGTACAATGCTCAGAGGCTCACCCTTTCATTCCCCCACCCTGTGTGGACCAAAGGTAGTTTGAAATGCAGTTAACGCAGCGTTTAGGAGGAGCAGGAGCTATTTGTGAGCAAGTGACTTAACTGCTTGGAGTCTTCATGCCTTTCTGCAAGGCGAGAGTGATTTAGTTAAGACTGCCATCAGGATACAACAGCAAGATAGTGCATGTGACCCTTAGCCCTGAAATATGGATGAGTGAGAGCTGCCTTGGGTCAGCAGTTGATATCAGGCCCTCTGGGTCTGCCTCAGATGACACCAGCAGGTTTGGAGCCATGAGCACTGAGTTCAACCTTTAGTCAGCCTCCCCTCAGATCCCAGGCATGTGTTTGctgaaagaagagggaaaggaaacagcaCCAAGGGCTGCAGAAAGACAGGAATCCCTCACCCCCTCAAAAGTGGACTGAATCCTCTTTCTCTTCCGAGAGAGTGAAATCTCCATTATCCCAGCAAGCCTTATCCCTGGGGAGGGGCTCAAACTTCTGGGCTTGGTGGCTTCAAGTCAGTACAATGAAAGACCCCAGCAAGGGACAAAAGAATGGAGGGGAGTTGTGGGGGGGCGCCGCCTGTTGTCCTGCAAATAAAAAGTATGACTGTTAACCTTCTCTCCAAGGATGAAGAACAAAGAAGAGCTAATCAACTGTGAGGTTAGGACAGGAAGATCTGGGTTTGCATCAGGGATCTTAGCCAGGGTCCTTAGTGAGAACTGTAACACATACCTCAGAGTACCATTGTGATTATTCTGCAAACGGCCTGCCGTGGGGCTGGCCCCATGTAGTGCTTTGCACTTTTTTTCATAGGTTACCAGAGTTTGTAAATTTgtctattttcattattttctgcttgctttggtGGCCCATGAACTCTCAGAGGGGCAGGGCCTTGCTTCTCAGGatcagggctgtgcctcccctcccacccccatcccccaaacACCCATGGCAGCAGAGGGTGGGATGGATGCATCTCACAGAATTGAGGGAGCACTAATTGAACTCCATTCAATGCCTCCATATGTTAGGTGCTTGGgaaatagcagtgaacaaaacagacaaacccATGGCTTTTATGGTGTTAGTGGGGAAGATAGAACTCGTAGTCAGCAGTCAATGCTAAAGAGAGAAAATCAGGACAAGGATAGGAATGTTGTGAGGGAACTTTAGATGGAGCATCCAGGGGCAACTTCCTGAGAAGGCGACCTTTGAGCAAAGGCCTGAAGCCAATTGTGTGACTGTTCcaggtggagaaaacagaacatgCCAAGCCCCTTAGCTGAGTTAAGAACAATCCTCAAGTCTCATTGTCTGTCATTACTTAAGGACATAAGGAAGAATAGTGATGGGTTGGGGGGAAGAGGCAGCAGGCCAGGTGGCCTGTGACAGGGCTCATGTGGATTGAGAGCGAACCTCATGCCAGGTATTGTTCTTCCTGTTTGAGTTCATGTCATCAGCAGAGCTCTGGGTATTGGGTGTTATTTGTGACCCCAG
This sequence is a window from Orcinus orca chromosome 17, mOrcOrc1.1, whole genome shotgun sequence. Protein-coding genes within it:
- the LOC125961595 gene encoding uncharacterized protein LOC125961595 isoform X2 — encoded protein: MRKPARLWERRGRCWLGPGAAACLEGLGLARPGPPRRAAQAQVAAAYPVCRARALLAAGPALTVSELVAALWPNRWLALLRRLTVLPFEGLLYLAWLAWPRGCSTWPGRGSWLLGLAAGRRSPRPCGSCSPPCASRSYRSLGALVRARAVRAQLHPGLFGIF
- the LOC125961595 gene encoding endoplasmic reticulum transmembrane helix translocase-like isoform X1, producing the protein MRKPARLWERRGRCWLGPGAAACLEGLGLARPGPPRRAAQAQVAAAYPVCRARALLAAGPALTVSELVAALWPNRWLALLRRLTVLPFEGLLYLAWLAWPRGCSTWPGRGSWLLGLAAGRRSPRPCGSCSPPCASRSYRSLGALVRARAVRAQLHPGQRWTGDLHAMDKKQSLHKAFPLGNVFSYYQSNREVQENSEVCEAE